ATTCGCCGGCCACCATCGCGGCGTACCGCTCCGACCTCTCCTCCATCGAAAAAAGGACCGGGCCGCTGGAGAGCCTGACCTCGACCGCGCTGGTCGGGTACCTGCTCGCGGAGAGGGAGGCCGGCCGGACGGCGTCCACCATCCGCCGCCGCTTGGCCGCTTTGCGGTCCTTCGCAAATTTCGCCGCCGCCGAGGGGCTTTTCGACCCAAAACTCCTCGGGGATCTCACCCTGCCCCGTCACGCCGAGCCGCTGCCCAAGCCGCTCCGGCCTGAGGAAATCGAGGCGCTGCTCGCGGCCGCCGGGCGCCGCCTGGAACGGGCGAAAGATTCCGCGAAATCCGCGTACAAGGTGTTGTCTCCGACGCAGCGCGCGCTCCGGGACCTGGCGCTCCTGGAGCTTCTCTACGCCTCCGGGCTGCGCGTCTCCGAGGCGCTTTCCGTGGAATGGGCGCAGCTCGACCTGCGGGCCGGCTACGTCCGGCTGACCGGGAAAGGCGGGCGGCAGCGGGTGGTGCCGGTGGGCGAGACCGCTCTCCGGGCGCTCACGCGGTACCGCGAAGCGCTGGTGCAGCCGAAGAGGACGGACCCGGTCTTCTGCTCGCGGCCCGGCGCGGCCCTGAAGCGGAACCGGGTCAACCGGCTGCTGGCCGAGCTGGCCGCCGAGGCCGGGCTGGACCTCGCGCCGGGGCCACACCGGCTCCGGCACAGC
This window of the bacterium genome carries:
- a CDS encoding tyrosine-type recombinase/integrase; the encoded protein is MPEEGEGRELIERFLAHLAGERGYSPATIAAYRSDLSSIEKRTGPLESLTSTALVGYLLAEREAGRTASTIRRRLAALRSFANFAAAEGLFDPKLLGDLTLPRHAEPLPKPLRPEEIEALLAAAGRRLERAKDSAKSAYKVLSPTQRALRDLALLELLYASGLRVSEALSVEWAQLDLRAGYVRLTGKGGRQRVVPVGETALRALTRYREALVQPKRTDPVFCSRPGAALKRNRVNRLLAELAAEAGLDLAPGPHRLRHSFATHLLAGGASVRLVKELLGHSRLTETQRYTRVEVSRLEQAHREAHPRSRRKG